One Euphorbia lathyris chromosome 1, ddEupLath1.1, whole genome shotgun sequence DNA segment encodes these proteins:
- the LOC136233774 gene encoding isoaspartyl peptidase/L-asparaginase 1 yields MGWAIALHGGAGDIPLSLPPERRQPREAALRHCLQIGVAALQANKHPLDVVELVVRELENHPNFNAGKGSVLTTAGTVEMEACIMDGKTKNCGAVSGLTTVVNAISLARLVMEKTPHIYLGFDGAEAFAREQGIETIESSHFVTPENIERLQQAKEANRVQIDYTQPIGKEEKAERSIADGDSQIGTVGCVAVDGNGNLASATSTGGLVNKMVGRIGDTPIIGAGTYANDLCAVSATGKGEAIIRGTVARDVAALMEYKGLSLKEAAAYVVEKCVPRGNVGLVAVSATGEVTMPFNTTGMFRASATEDGSSEIGIWPSLQD; encoded by the exons ATGGGGTGGGCAATTGCACTTCACGGTGGGGCCGGCGATATACCACTCTCATTGCCACCGGAACGCCGCCAACCTCGCGAGGCCGCTCTCCGTCACTGTCTCCAGATCGGTGTCGCCGCTCTCCAAGCCAATAAACACCCTCTCGATGTTGTCGAACTTGTG GTACGTGAACTAGAAAATCACCCCAATTTCAATGCCGGTAAGGGGTCTGTATTAACTACTGCTGGCACTGTCGAGATGGAAGCTTGTATTATGGatggaaaaacaaaaaattgtgGAGCTGTTTCTGGACTCACTACTGTTGTCAATGCGATATCATTGGCACGACTCGTCATGGAAAAGACTCCTCATATCTATCTTGGATTTGATGGAGCCGAGGCTTTTGCTAGGGAGCAA GGCATTGAGACTATTGAGTCAAGTCATTTTGTGACTCCGGAAAATATTGAGAGGCTGCAACAGGCAAAAGAGGCCAATAGAGTTCAG ATTGATTACACACAACCCAttggaaaagaagaaaaagcagAAAGGTCAATTGCTGATGGAGATAGCCAAATTGGAACAGTTGGATGTGTGGCTGTGGATGGGAATGGAAACTTAGCTTCTGCAACTTCTACTGGTGGATTAGTGAATAAAATGGTGGGTAGAATTGGAGACACACCGATTATAGGTGCCGGAACGTATGCGAACGATCTCTGTGCAGTTTCTGCTACAGGCAAAGGAGAAGCTATAATACGTGGTACTGTTGCTAGAGATGTGGCTGCTCTTATGGAATATAAAGGTCTCTCTCTAAAGGAAGCAGCAGCTTATGTTGTGGAGAAGTGTGTTCCAAGAGGAAATGTTGGGTTGGTTGCTGTATCAGCTACAGGAGAAGTCACCATGCCATTCAATACAACTGGCATGTTTCGTGCTTCTGCTACTGAAGATGGCTCTTCTGAAATTGGTATATGGCCTTCTCTTCAAGATTGA